In one window of Hevea brasiliensis isolate MT/VB/25A 57/8 chromosome 10, ASM3005281v1, whole genome shotgun sequence DNA:
- the LOC110648193 gene encoding UDP-glycosyltransferase 74G1 yields MEREQRAWLAHVLVLPYPAQGHINPMLQFCKRLVSKGVMATLANTKHLTKSMNLDPTSMIDLETISDGFDEGGYAQAESPEVYYSTFKAVGSETLANLIKNLNDSGHPVNALIYDGFFPWALDVAKQLGVLGVAFFTQSCAVSNVYYHVQRGLLPVPLSEPVVQLPGLPLLEASETPSFIYNVSLYPAAFYYLLVNQFTNIDEADWVLHNTFQKMEEEVLDWMAKRWKLRTIGPTVPSMYLDKRNEDDKDYGINLFTPDSSACMNWLHDKPSGSVVYASFGSLAQLGVEQMEELAAGLKGTKRYFLWVVRAAEQSKLPGNFIEETSEKGLVVAWSPQLEVLSHEAIGCFLTHCGFNSVLEALSLGVPLVAMPHWSDQPTNAKYVEDVWKIGIRARPDEKGIVRREVVDLCIWEVMEGEKGKEIKDNARKWKKLSKEAIDEGGTSDRNIDEFVAALVKS; encoded by the exons ATGGAAAGGGAGCAAAGGGCCTGGTTAGCTCACGTTTTAGTCCTCCCATATCCTGCCCAAGGGCACATCAACCCAATGCTTCAATTCTGCAAGCGTTTAGTGTCCAAAGGAGTCATGGCCACACTAGCTAACACTAAACATCTCACCAAATCCATGAACTTAGACCCTACTAGCATGATTGATCTTGAAACCATATCTGATGGCTTTGATGAGGGTGGCTATGCACAAGCAGAAAGCCCAGAAGTTTACTACTCTACTTTCAAAGCTGTAGGATCAGAAACCTTggcaaatttaataaaaaatctcAATGATTCTGGTCACCCTGTTAATGCCCTTATATATGATGGGTTCTTTCCTTGGGCACTTGATGTAGCCAAGCAATTAGGAGTACTAGGGGTTGCTTTTTTCACTCAATCTTGTGCTGTCAGCAACGTATATTACCATGTCCAGAGAGGTCTCCTTCCAGTGCCATTATCAGAGCCAGTTGTTCAACTTCCTGGATTGCCATTGCTGGAAGCTTCAGAGACACCATCTTTTATATATAATGTCAGCTTATACCCTGCTGCTTTTTATTATCTGTTAGTGAATCAGTTCACCAACATTGATGAAGCAGATTGGGTTCTTCATAACACTTTTCAGAAAATGGAGGAAGAG GTTCTGGATTGGATGGCTAAACGTTGGAAATTGAGGACTATAGGACCAACAGTTCCATCCATGTACTTGGATAAAAGAAATGAAGATGATAAAGACTATGGCATCAATCTCTTTACGCCGGATTCTAGTGCTTGCATGAATTGGCTGCATGATAAGCCTAGTGGTTCAGTGGTGTATGCATCTTTTGGAAGCCTGGCACAACTTGGAGTTGAACAAATGGAGGAGCTAGCTGCGGGGTTGAAGGGAACCAAACGCTACTTCCTGTGGGTTGTTAGAGCAGCAGAGCAATCTAAACTGCCTGGAAACTTCATAGAGGAGACATCTGAGAAAGGTTTGGTGGTTGCATGGAGCCCACAACTGGAGGTCCTGTCACATGAGGCAATAGGGTGCTTTCTTACACATTGTGGGTTCAATTCTGTTCTTGAAGCTTTGAGCTTGGGAGTTCCATTGGTGGCAATGCCACACTGGTCAGACCAACCCACTAATGCCAAGTATGTAGAAGATGTTTGGAAAATAGGAATTAGAGCTCGGCCTGATGAGAAAGGTATTGTGAGAAGAGAAGTGGTGGATCTTTGCATATGGGAAGTAATGGAAGGagagaaagggaaagaaatcaaGGACAATGCAAGGAAATGGAAGAAGTTATCCAAAGAGGCAATTGATGAAGGTGGAACTTCAGACAGGAACATAGATGAATTTGTGGCTGCATTAGTTAAATCCTGA
- the LOC131169323 gene encoding extensin-like: MACQTPNPVAETHLQTPSPFEIVNLTSSLSSPPPALPLQRRFGAEFNQKEQEIRTLRKQLAQVEADLRKPTEAPVSYSPFSTLMAHNPFLPTPEPAYSPFGPFNYSYEPPSTTYHPSPLFRPTPTPTRYEPKSPSSSEESHPPKRKIDKGKDKMYLDLPPQHMVSIPSEPDDDSSDNSSDDSEDGQMDITTLLMADPQPTTSQTGPSPTTDSTSGTTGPPTGPPQTQDPHVEMPEDDPILDFNLPGAPHQSRPNSGPWFTRRHSSLKIERSSRRI, translated from the exons ATGGCTTGTCAAACACCTAACCCTGTTGCTGAAACTCATCTCCAGACCCCTTCTCCCTTTGAAATTGTTAATCTCACCTCTTCTCTTTCTTCTCCTCCCCCTGCACTTCCCTTG CAAAGGAGATTTGGCGCGGAGTTTAACCAGAAGGAACAGGAAATCAGAACGTTAAGAAAACAGTTAGCCCAAGTTGAAGCGGACCTGCGAAAGCCAACAGAGGCTCCTGTTTCTTACAGCCCATTTTCCACTCTAATGGCCCATAATCCTTTCCTTCCTACTCCTGAACCTGCATATTCCCCTTTCGGCCCTTTTAACTACTCATATGAACCACCTTCAACCACATATCACCCATCTCCATTGTTCAGACCTACTCCAACACCTACCAGATATGAGCCAAAAAGTCCATCTTCTTCGGAAGAATCCCATCCACCTAAAAGAAAGATTGATAAGGGAAAGGACAAAATGTATCTTGATCTTCCTCCTCAGCATATGGTGTCTATACCCTCTGAACCAGATGATGACTCTTCTGATAACTCGTCTGATGATAGTGAGGATGGACAAATGGATATCACGACAttgcttatggctgatcctcaaCCAACTACATCTCAAACAGGCCCTTCTCCAACTACAGATTCCACCAGTGGCACCACAGGTCCTCCCACTGGACCTCCTCAAACCCAAGACCCACATGTGGAAATGCCAGAAGATGATCCAATCCTGGATTTTAATCTCCCAGGCGCCCCACATCAATCCAGGCCCAACTCAGGCCCATGGTTCACTAGACGACATTCCTCCCTCAAAATAGAGAGATCGTCTCGCAGAATTTAA
- the LOC110661432 gene encoding UDP-glycosyltransferase 74G1 has product MVNEEMGYKAHALILPYPLQGHINPMLQFSKRLVSKGVKATLANTIAINKSMHSDPTSPVDIETISDGFDEGGFSQAESTEVYLSTLESVGAQTLADLIKKLKDLGRPVNVLIYDGFLPWALDVAKQFGLLGVVFFTQPCTVNNIYYHVQRSILPLPLAEPTVSLPGLPLLQASETPSFVSDSGSYPGFHHLVVNQFRNIDEADWVLYNNFYKLEEEVVDWMAKRWRLRTVGPTLPSMFLDKRLEDDKDYGISLFKPDTQTCMKWLQDKPKGSVAYVAFGSMAELGAEQMEEIAWGLKASNRYFLWVVRESEKAKLPKNFMEETSDKSLVISWCPQLEVLAHEATGCFITHCGFNSVLEALSLGVPIVAMPQWTDQPTNAKFVEDVWKIGIRTWPDEKGIVRRESVELCIRQIMEGEKGKEIREKANRWRILAKEAISEGGSSDINIDEFVAQLGSS; this is encoded by the exons ATGGTGAATGAAGAAATGGGCTACAAAGCTCATGCTCTTATCCTTCCCTATCCTCTTCAGGGTCACATAAACCCCATGTTACAGTTCTCCAAGCGCTTGGTCTCCAAAGGAGTCAAAGCCACACTAGCAAATACCATTGCCATCAACAAGTCCATGCATTCTGACCCAACTAGCCCTGTTGATATTGAAACAATATCTGATGGCTTTGATGAAGGTGGTTTTTCACAGGCCGAGAGCACAGAGGTTTACTTGTCAACTTTAGAATCTGTAGGTGCACAAACCTTGGCAGATTTAATCAAGAAACTTAAAGATTTGGGTCGCCCTGTAAATGTACTTATCTATGATGGTTTCTTGCCATGGGCACTTGATGTAGCCAAGCAATTTGGACTGCTTGGAGTGGTGTTTTTCACTCAGCCTTGCACCGTCAATAACATATATTATCATGTCCAAAGGAGTATTCTTCCCCTGCCACTAGCAGAGCCAACTGTTTCGCTTCCTGGATTGCCTCTGCTTCAAGCTTCGGAGACACCGTCTTTTGTTTCTGATTCAGGATCATACCCTGGCTTCCACCATCTGGTGGTGAACCAATTCAGAAACATTGATGAAGCAGATTGGGTACTCTATAACAACTTTTACAAATTGGAAGAAGAG GTGGTGGATTGGATGGCTAAACGGTGGCGATTGCGGACGGTAGGGCCAACCCTTCCATCTATGTTCTTGGACAAAAGACTTGAAGATGATAAAGATTATGGCATCAGTCTGTTTAAGCCAGACACTCAGACCTGCATGAAATGGCTCCAGGACAAGCCTAAAGGTTCAGTTGCGTATGTCGCTTTTGGGAGTATGGCAGAACTTGGAGCAGAACAAATGGAGGAGATTGCTTGGGGATTGAAGGCAAGTAATCGCTACTTCTTATGGGTTGTTAGGGAATCAGAGAAAGCAAAGTTGCCTAAAAATTTCATGGAGGAGACATCGGACAAGTCTTTAGTGATCTCATGGTGCCCACAACTGGAAGTGCTAGCCCATGAAGCAACAGGGTGCTTTATAACACATTGTGGGTTCAATTCTGTTCTTGAAGCATTGAGCTTGGGTGTTCCAATAGTGGCAATGCCTCAATGGACAGACCAACCCACTAATGCTAAGTTTGTGGAGGATGTTTGGAAAATTGGAATTAGAACTTGGCCTGATGAGAAAGGTATTGTGAGAAGAGAATCGGTGGAGCTCTGCATTAGGCAAATAATGGAAGGGGAGAAGGGAAAAGAGATCAGGGAGAAAGCAAACCGTTGGAGGATTTTAGCTAAGGAGGCTATTAGTGAAGGTGGAAGTTCAGATATAAACATTGATGAATTTGTGGCCCAATTGGGCAGCTCCTGA